DNA from Pseudomonadota bacterium:
CACCCTGGCGCGGCGCGCGGCCGACATGCGGTTCGGATGCCAATATGCCGGCGGCGGTTGCGGCGCAGGCGATGCGGGTAAAGATCGCGGTGAGCTCCTGATAATCGAAGCTGTATTCCGCCTCTTCCACATGGTGGCCGAGGGATTCACAGAGGCGCGCCGCGTTCTCAACGGCGGCGATACATTCAGGGTGTAGGGTTTGGCCATCCGCTGCCTTCTTAATCATGCCAATGCGCAGCTTGCCGGGATCCTTGCCGACTTCCTGCAGATAGGGCGTTGCCGGGCGGGGCACGGCATAGACCTCGCCGGGTACGCCATATTGGGTGAGGTCGTGATAGGCAGCTTGGTCGCGCACGGTCAACGAAACGCAGCCTTCGACCACGCAGCCATACCAAAGGTCGGCATAATACGGCGCCATGGTGGTGCGTCCGCGTGACGCCTTGAGCCCGACCAATCCGCCGTTAGAAGCTGGAATACGAATTGAGCCGCCGCCATCGCTCGCGGTGGCGATGGGGACGACACGTGCGGCAACAGCAGAGCTGGAGCCGCCGCTGGAACCGCCCGGCGTATGTTCAGGATTCCACGGATTTCGCGCCGGCGGAAAAATTTCCGGCTCAGAGGCAATGCAGTAGCCGAATTCCGGCGTGACCGTCTTCGCCAAACGAATAAAGCCGCCCTCGTTGATGCGCGTCGCGATGGCACTATCAACGGGCGCCGTAAATTCTTTAAAATAGCGGCTGCCATTACTGGTCCGCATACCCTCATAGCCGGTGATCAGATCCTTCAGCAGGAGGGGAACGCCGCTGAACGGGCCATCCGGGACGACGCCCTCGGCTTGGGCGCGGGCATTTTCGTAATTCTCGATATTAACGCAGCCCAATTTGTCATTGACGCTCTCGATTCGGCCAATGGCGGCCTCGACCAATTCGATCGGTTTCACGTCCTTGTTCTTGACCAGCTCGGCTAGACCCAGTGCGTCGTATTTCGCGAATTCCTGCATGGTTAAGTCCCCCTCGGATTAGGTTGGGTGTGAATTTTACTCATGAAGAAAACATGCTACTCGGTGGCCCGGTTTTACCTCGCGCAATTCCGGTTCTTGTTGCGAGCATCTTGCCATGCGCTTGGGGCAGCGGGTGTGAAAGCGGCAGCCCGACGGCGGATCGATTGGACTGGGAATATCGCCTTCCAGTCCGGCGCGCTCGGTGACCGACGGCGTATCCAAATCCGACGCCGGAATCGCTTCGATAAGCGCCTGAGTATAGGGATGGAGCGATTCGCGATAGAGCAGCTCGCTATCGGCAATTTCGACGATCTTGCCGAGATACATCACGCATGTGCGGTCACAAAAATGCTTCACCACACTCAGATCGTGCGAAATGAACATATAGGTCAGAGTGAACTGGTTCTGTAGGTCGCGCAGGAGATTGAGAATTTGCGCCCGGATCGAGACATCCAAAGCAGAGACCGGCTCATCCAATATGAGCAGCTTGGGTTGCAGAATTAAAGCCCGCGCGATGGCGACGCGCTGATTTTGCCCGCCGCTGAATTCATGCGGCAGGCGATCGAAGTAGTCGGCGCTGAGGCCGACCACCTCCAGAAACTCGCGCGCTTTCTGGAAGCGTTCGATTTGGCTGCCGATACCATGAAATCGCAACGGCTCGGAAATGGAAACGCCAACAGACATACGCGGATTTAACGACGCCAGGGGATCTTGAAAAACCAGCTGCATTTCGCGGCGCAATTGCCGCAATTCCGCCTTGGAGCATTCCAAAACGTTGATTCCATCGAACATGACGCTGCCGCTCGTGGCCTCGACGAGACGCAAGACCAGACGGGCCGTGGTCGATTTTCCGCAGCCGCTCTCACCCACCAGCCCTAAGGTTCCGCCGCGTTCGAGGGCGAAATCAATTCCGTCCACGGCCCGCAACAGGGGCCCTTTCTCGAACAGCCCCTTGGCCTCAAGACGAAAATGCTTGGTCAATCCTTCAACCGTAAGCAGTTCTTCACTCATGCTGAATCTGCCTGGCTATTGTCGGACTGCATCAGATGGCACGAAACAAGATGCTCGCTGGCGAGGGAATGGGCGCGCGGCTTCTCGATTTCGCATGGAGCGTGCGCGGCATCGCAGCGCGACCGAAAGGAGCAACCGGGCGGCGGATTGATTGGAACAAGCGGTGTTCCCGGAATGGAACGGAGTTCACTGCCGCGCTGATCGTCAAGGCGAATAACCGAATTCATCAAGCCGATCGTATAGGGATGCTTGGGGTGCTCGAATATAGTTTTCACATCGCCATACTCGACCATTTCCCCGGCATACATCACGAGCACGCGATCCGCCATCGAGGCAACTACGCCGAGGTCATGGGTAATGAGAATTAGGGCGCTGTTGAGACGCCGCTGAACATCGGCCAATAGTTTTAATATTTGTGCCTGGATGGTGACGTCGAGCGCCGTGGTTGGCTCGTCGGCAATGAGAATATCGGGCTCGCAGGCGATGGCCGCCGCAATCAACACACGCTGGCGCATGCCGCCCGAGAAATGATGCGGATAATCCCGATAGCGATCTTCCGGGTTTGGAATGCCGACTGAGCGCAACAGGTCGACCGCCCGGTCTTGCGCTTCCTTCTTACTCAAGCTGAGATGCTCGCGAAGACCTTCGGCAATTTGCTCTCCTATGGTGAACACCGGATTGAGCGAGGTCATCGGGTCTTGAAAAATCATACCGATGCGATCGCCGCGAATTTTCTCCATTTCGCGTTCTGACAAATCGAGAAGGTTTTTATCGCGATATAGGATACGTCCTTCAACGATGTGACCAGGGGGATCGATAAGGCGCAAAATCGATTGCGCGGTGACACTTTTGCCGGAGCCGGATTCACCAACGATGCAGAGCACCTCGTCGGGCGCCAGAGAAAAAGAGATACCGTCAACCGCCTTGAGAATTCCCTCGCGCAGTTTGAAGTGGGTTTTGAGACCTTCAACTTTGAGAATCGGTTCGACCATGACGTTGTCCGACCTCAGCGGGAGCGACGGCGCGGATCAAGCGCATCGCGCAATCCGTCACCGATAAAGTTAAAGGAAAGAGCGACGAGAACGATGACGACGCCGGGGAAAATTGTAACATGGGGCGCTTTGCGCAGCACGCCTCGGCCTTCCGCCACCATGGTTCCCCAATCGGCTTCCGGCGGCTGAATACCCAGACCGAGAAAACTTAAACCGGATCCCACGACCATCATCAGGCCGATCAGGGTGGTGGCAAACACCAGCACCGGCGGAATCATATTGGGCAAAATATAGCGCAAAATGATTGCGGAATCGCCGGCGCCGCCGGCGCGCGCCGCCTCAACATAGGGCTGCTGTTTCACGTTTAATGTTGTCGTGCGAACAAGCCGGGCGATATAGGGCGTGAGCGCGATGCTGATGGCGAGAATCACGGTCCACACACCAGGCTCGAGGACGCCGGCAATAACAATGGCCAACAAAACTAAGGGAAATGCGAATACGACATCGACAATGCGCATGAGAATTTGATCGAACCAGCCACCGAAATATCCCGCCGTCAGGCCGAGGAACAGGCTAATCAATGTTGCGGCGACGGTCGGCCCGATGCCGACCAGGAGCGCGATCCGTCCGCCCCAGAACAGGCGCGACAGGATATCCCGCCCGTCCACGTCCGCGCCCAACAGGACGCCTTCCGTGCCAGGCAATGCTGCGATGGAGGCAACGGCGTCCGCTGGGTCATAGGGGCTGATAAGCGGCGCCAGCAAGGATACCAAAACGATAACGAGAAGGAAGATAAGCGCCCCTAAAGCTGCATTGTCTTTGGCATAGGCATACCAGGCGAGCTTGAGCGTGCGCAGATGAAAACGGTATCGGTCGCGCCGAATACGCCAGGCTGAATCCGCATCGCCGGGCGGCTGCCGTTGTTCAGAATTCACGGTTTCGCGTTCTGTCATGATGCGCCGGCTCTCTCGGATGCCCGAATTTTCGGGTCCAAATAGGCATTGATGACATCGACCGCCAGATTGACGCCGACGAAAGCCAGCGCGATGACAAGCGTTGCGCCTTGGATGGTCGGAATATCGCGCGCCTGGATGGCTTGCCAAAGTTGATTGCCGATACCGGGCCAGGCGAAGATGACTTCGACAAATAGCACGCCGCCCAGGAGGTATCCGAGCTGCAGGCCGCAAATTGTCACGATCGGCGGCAGCGCGTTTCGCAATGCGTGACGTCTGAGAATAACCGACCTGCGAATGCCTTTGGCACGCGCCACTCGGATATAATTGTGGCTCAACACTTCAAGCATGCTGGCCCGCACCATTCTTGCCACGATAGAAGCGGGCGCCGCCGCAGTCGTCAACATGGGCAGTATGAGATGGAGAAAGACATCCCAGGCGCCGCCATCGCCCATAATATTGGTCATTCCGGTGGCGGGCAGGAGGCGCCAGCTCAGAGAAAAAAGCAGCACGATGAGAAGACCGAGCCAATAGGGCGGTGCGTTGCCCAACATGAGTGTGACGCTCATGACGATCCGGTCGGGAAATGAATACGGGCGCGCGGCTGAGAAAATGCCGACGAAAAAGCCGATAATATAAGCAAGTAAGGCGCTCGACAGCGCCAGGATGGCGGTGTTGAGAAATTTTGGGAACACCAGTTCGACAACATCGCGGCGATTGGCGATGGAAGCGCCGAAGTCGCCCTGCAGAATATGTCCCAGCCATTTGGCGTATTGGATCGGTAGCGCCTGATCGAGGCCGAAGGAAATACGTAATTTTTCCTTCACAGCTTCAGTTGCGAAGGGTCCCGCCAATATTGTGGTGACGTCACCTGGCGCCAAATGCGCCAACAGAAAGACGATGACGGACACACCGAACAGTACGGGAATGGTCAGTACCAAACGGCCAGTGATGAAACGAAGCATCGCTAGCCGGTTCTCGGCGCCGCCGGGCGGCGGGACGGCAGGCTGATATTCAGGCCATCACTTCGCATCAAAATATTCCGCTGAAAATGGTGGGGGCGGGTCACGCGTAACAATGCACAAACCCGCCCCCAATTCACAGGACTCGGCGTCGGTTTACTCCATTTCGATGATGGAGAAATCGTACCAATTTGCCGGCGGATTCACGAAGTGCTTCACCGAAGGGCTAAGCACCAACGGATTTTTGTACGTGAACTTCACGGCATAGGCGAAGTCTTGGCCAATGATGATGTCATTGGCCTGCTGATATAACGCTGCGGCTTTCGCTTTGTCTTTTTGCTTCACCGCCTGATCGAACAGCTTGTCGACTTCCGGGTTGCAGTACCAACCGACATTGAATCCATTCGGCGGATGGTAGTCGCAACGTGACATCACCTGGGTCCAGAACGGAATTGTCCAGCCCCAGCCGATCTCGTTCATTTGCAGCTCTTCGGGCATGCCCTGAAGCCATTTGCCCATATAGGTGATCCATTCGATCTTGTTGAGCTTGGCATTAATTCCGACCTTGCGCAGGTCGCGCTGAATGGATTTTTCCCAGACTTCGTTGTAGCCGTATTCATAGATATCGAAATCGAGCTCCAGCCCGTCCGGATAGCCGGCTTCTGCGAGCAGGGCCTTGGCGCCTTCGGGGTCGTACTTGATCGGTGCGTAACCCGGTTTATAGGCGTAGGTACCGGGGCTCAACATGCCCATCTCGGGCCGTCCAGTGCCCTTAAGAATGCCGTCGGCTATGGCGTCACGGTCAATCGCCATATTGATCGCTTTGCGCACCCGAACGTCTTGCATGATCGGATTCTTAAAGTTGAAAAAGAGCAGCCAGATCGACGGGATATTTTCGTTTGTGGTGACGGTGAACCCCTCGTTCTTCAGATTCTCTAGCTCTTCCCAGGGCGCTTCCATGATCATCGACACTTCGCCCGCACGAATCGCGTTGAGGCGGGTGGCCTGATCCGGCAATGGCTGGAAAATAAGCCGTTCGACTTTCGCTTTGTTGCCCCAATAATCGTCGTTGCGCTCCATCACCAGTTTGACGTTCTGCTCGCGCTCGACAAATTTGAACGGGCCGGTGCCAACAGGATGGAGAGCAAATTGCTCGTTGCCCATTTCCGCTACGGCGGTGGGGCTGACGATCATCGGCATGCCGCATGCAACCACACCCATTTGAAGCCACTCATAGTTGGTTTCATTAAGGGTGATCCTGACGGTCATGCTGTCGACGACTTCGACCGACTTAATCCAGCGTGTGTAATAGCCGAGATAGGCATGAGCCTGATCGAAGGCGTGTGCTGCGCCAGTGTCCATGAAACGGTCATAGTTCCATTTGACGACGTCGGCATCGACCATCGTGCCGTCATGGAATTTTACATTCTCACGGATGGCGAAAGTATAGACCGTGCCATCATCGGATTCTGTCCAAGACTTGGCGATCGCCGGTTTGAGCTTAGCGCTGGTGGCGCTGGCGTCACTCAAATCGAGCATGACCAGGCCTTCAAAGATGCTGTGGATGGCGTTGGTTGTCAGCCAGCCGCAAGCGACATGCGGGTCGAGAATACTCATCTCGCTCGACATGCCCCAGACGAAGGTGCCGCCCTCCGCCTTCGCATCTGTTGCGGCGCCGCCGGCGAAAGCGAGTGAACCCGCTATCGCTAAAGCGCCCAACAGGCGTTTCAATCTGATTTGTCTCATCGCAATCTCCCTAAAGTGGTTTTCTTTTTATGGCGCGCCATAGAACGTGACGCGGGTGTTGTCTTGCCTATGGTTGCCGGTCGGGATCACTCAGAATAGAAAACCGGCGGCCGTTTATCTTTCCAAGGTTTGGCTTCTTCCAACTGCGCCGCCACGCGGATTAGCGTCGCTTCATCGTTCAGTTTGGCCGCAAAGTGCATGCCAATCGGCAGACCGTCCGGCGACCAATGTAACGGCAAGGATATGGCGGGCTGTCCGGTGGAATTGAACAACGGCGTGAACGGAACCCAGTCGAAGACGCGGCGCGTCCATTCCCTGGCATCCACGCCGACTTCATTTTGATTAAGCGTGCCCAATATCAGCGGCGGCTGGGCGATGGTCGGCGTGAGGAACAGATCGCACTTCTCGAACAATACGCCGGATTGCCGGCTGACCGTGTTGATATTGGCGAGCGCATCATGCATGTCCATGGCAGTGAGGCTCTTGCCATGTTGATAGAGCTCATTGGTGACCCGCTCCATATTGTCATACGACGGCGAGCGTTTGACCGCATTGGCGAGAATGTCTATCGCCCAAGCGAGATAAGCGGTCCAGAGGACGACGAGCGCTTCGAAAAAATGCGACCAATCGATTTCGATCTGATCCTCAACCAATTCATGACCAAGGGATTCCATTAGTTTAACGGTTTCATGCAGTCCGGCGACGACGTCCGGATGTACTTGGACGCCCGAGATTGCCTTGTCGGACCAGGCGATGCGAAGCTTGCCCGGCGATTGCGTCAATTCCTCCATATAGGGGCGCGCCGGCGGCGTGATGATGTCGGGCGGGCCGATATCCGTACCCTGTACGGCATCGAGAATAGCGGCCGTATCGCGCACGCTCCGGCTCACCACAAGTTCGCCGGCCAAGCCGTTCAGCCAATCGCCGAAACTGGGGCCGGTGGGGACACGGTTGCGGGTCGGTTTGAGGCCGACAAGACCGCAGCACGATGCCGGGATACGAATGGAACCCCCGCCGTCATTGGCATGCGCCATCGGAACCACGCCACCGGCAACCATGGATGCCGAACCGCCGCTGGAGCCGCCGGGACTGCGTTGCACATCCCAAGGATTATGTGTCGGTTCGTAAAATACGGATTCGGTGCTTGGATTGAAGCCGAACTCTGGCGTCGCCGTCATCGCCGCGGTGACCAAGCCGGCGGTGCGGAAACGGGTTGCCAATTCACTATCCTCGGTGGCAATGAGATCTTCGGTCAGCTTGCTACCGCAACGCGACGGCGCGCCCTTCATCTGAATGCCGAGTTCCTTGACCAAGAAGGGCACCCCCTTGAACGGCCCGTCCGGCAGACCGGCGGCGATTTCGGCTTCCGCCAGATCGGGAATGCGCGAAACCACGCCATTCAACTTAGGATTGACGGCGTCAATAGCGGTGTAAACGTCTTCCAGAAGTTCCGTCGGCGTAACATCGCCGTTTCGCACCAATTCTGCCAGTCCCAGGGCGTCATAGCTCGCATAATTGCTGACGTTAGGCATCAATATCTCCCGTTACTATTCATGAGGCCTTTTTTCGGCCTTTTATTAGGCACATTAATCTTGCGCCGCTTGCCGCCTTCAAACAACCTCCCCGAAATGGGGGGAGGTGCGCGTCTTACAACAGGCCGAGCTTCGCCGCTTGCGATATGGCATGGCCACGATTTCGCGCGCCCAATTTGGTGTAGGCATTCTTGATGTGGTATTTGACCGTCTCCGGCGACCGCTTCAAAATTGTGGCAATCTCGGGCACCGTTTCGCCATTTGCCACCCACTTGATGATCTCGGATTCACGCGCCGACAAAAGGGCGGTGTGGTTTTCACCATGCTCGGATGCGTAAAGGCCAAAATATTTATCGTGAAAGCGGTGTGCGGCGACAAACACCAACTCCGAGACTTGACTGAACAACCGTGGCCAATCGGCGTCCGACATAGAATTGATCGCGCTCACAGCCGTGAAGCCGCCGCTGTGATGGTGAATAGGAACCGTGATGCCCTGGCTCATGCCGATATCTTCGAGGTAATGACATAGCTCTTTTTGAACCGCACAAAGCTCGCCATCTCGCCTTATTTTCTGCCATTCGACGACGTAGCTGGTGTTGAAACACGCGTGATAATAGGGGTCCATGCGGCAATAACGATGCCACAAGCGATCCCAATTTTTTGGAAAATTGCGAAGCGTCAGGGGAAGCGGATTGAACGAGCCATCTGGCCGGCGCGGGGTTTCGGTATGGGTGTAAAGCGTAAGCGGAAAACCCAAAGAGCACATTTGTTCGGCAAGAGAATCCATTGCCTCCCCGAAACATTGAATTCCGTCCGCCGGAATTTCAGTGCGATTTGCTGCGCCCACCATAGTTAGACCTAATTGCCGTTTCCGCGCGATTCATATCCGAGCAATTCTTCAAGTCAGAAGCAGCATTTATTTCAACAGTGGGGCCAATCCTTGTCAACTTGCCGCTCTGCCTATGTCCCAATGTTGCGCGGGTTAAATTTGGCAATGAACGGCAAATTTCGGGTAGTCGGTCATCAGGGTTTTAATCCATTCCAATAAACCTGACTGAATAACGCGATTTTGCAGAGTTGTTTTTTGGCCGCTAGATGGCCGGCCGCCGACCATGCCAGGGTGCGGCTGCTTCAAAGGCGGCAGCCGCCTGGAATACCCGTTGATCATCGAACGGCCGGGCAATAATTTGCATGCCTGTCGGCACGCCGCTCGCGGCATGACCAGTCGGCACGCTCATCACCGGACATTGGCTCACCAGGTTGAAGCCATGGGTCAAGACCCAGCCGACATAGGCTTCGACGCGCTTGCCGTTGATGCGAAAGTTGGGGTCGGCATCGTCGTGGTCGGCCTTTACCGCGGGCACAGCGAGCGTCGGGCAAATCAGTACGTCATAGTGCTTGAGTATTGGCTGCAGGGCGCGCCACATCTCGCCGCGAAACTGGTTGCAGTTATAGAGCCGGGCGGCGCTGTGGCCGAGGCCGTTCTCCAAAAGGCGCACCACATAGGGATCCATCTCATAGCGCCAGCGCGGTAGATGATCACCCGCGACAGCGGCAAACAGCCCCTCCCACCAGGTCAGCCAACAATCCATGACGCCCCAATTCCAGTCGAGATCAACCTGCTCGACCGTGCAGCCCAGGCTTTCGAACTGGGCCACGGCGGCTTCAGTATTGCGCGTCACTTCGGGGTCGATCTCTACATAGCCGAGATTTGGTGAGTAGGCGATTTTCCAGCCTTCAATGCCGTCGAAAGCCTGGGGCAAGCGAACCCTATTGGGCAGGGAGCAAATGTCCTCGGGATGCGGCCCCGACATCACGTTTTGCATCAAGGCGGCGTCGGCAACCGAACGCGTCATGGGACCGTAATGCAGGATAGTTTCCAAGGGATGATCGCGGTCGAGCGGATTGCGCCCAAATGGCGGCTTATAGCCGACGATGCCGCACGCCGAAGCTGGGATACGGATCGAGCCACCGCCGTCGGTGCCATCGGCCAGGGTGGTCATGCCCGCAGCCACCGCGGCGCCGGCGCCGCCTGACGAGCCGCCGGATGTGTATTCCTGATTCCACGGATTGGGCGTGATGCCCCATAGCGGACTGTGAGTCGCTCCGGAATAAGCGAATTCTGGCGTGGTGGTGCGCTGATGCATGATCGCGCCCGCCTTGAACAAGCGCTCCACTGTAGGTGCGGTGTAATCGGGCCGGTGGTTCTCAAAAATTTTCGAACCGAAGGTCGTGATCTCGCCCTTCACCGGGTGAAAATCCTTGATCGCGACGGGAATGCCTTCGAGCGCGCGCAGCCGACCATCGCTCGACTGATATTTTGCTTCGGCCTTTTTGGCTTCGCCGCGCGCCCGCTCGTAGAAGGTATAGGTGAGCGCATTGAGCCGTGGGTTGATGTCCTCACTACGGGCAATGAGCGCGTCGAGGAGTTCAACGGGCGAAAGTGTACGCGCCCGAAAGCGCGTCAGTGCCTCGGTTGCAGTCATATAACAGAGCTCGAGATCGGCCGATGCCATGCGGGCCTCCACTCAATCAACGGGTTATCATCAAGGGTAGCTGCGGCGCTACCCGGGGGTTCGGCCAAAATGCTAGATCATCGCGAGCCGCTGCTCCAGCGCTAATCCTACCGATGGGGTTGGTCGGGCTGGCTTAGCCAATCACGCATCGCGCATCACGGATTTGCCATCGGCCGAGGATATGCGTCGCCCACGCTGGCCTTAAGCTAGTTTGGTCTGACTGAATAGCCCCTAGATTCGTAGACGCCTTCTTTCCTAAATTTGAGGCAAGGAGGCCATGATGAGTAAATCCAGTTTCAGTGACGATTTCAAACGGGACGCGGTGGTTCAGATCACCGAGCGGGGCTATCCGGTTGCGGAGGTTTCGAAGCGGCTTGGTGTGAGTCCGCATTCGCTCTACGCGTGGAAGAAGAAGTTCTCACAGCCTGTCGGCAGCGATGACAGGGACGCCGAGATCCAGCGCTTGAAGCGCGAATTGTCCAGAGTGACGGAGGAGCGTGACATCCTAAAAAAAGCCACCGCGTATTTCGCCAGGGATGCAAAGTGAGATACGCGTTCGTTGCCAAGCATCTTCCTTTGTTCCCGGTGCGTGCGATGTGTCGCTGCCTGCGCATCCATCCCAGTGGCTTTTACGCCTGGCTCAGGAACCCACTGAGCAAACGGGCCAGAGAAGACGCCCGCCAGACCGAACTCATTAAGAAGGCCTGGAATGAGAGCGGCAAGGTGTATGGCTATCGCAAGCTGCATGATGACCTGCTGGATCAGGGCGAGAGGTGCTGTCCGAACCGCGTTGCTCGTCTGGCCAATTTGGCCGACATCAGGGCCCAGATCGGCTACAGGCGACGGCCTGGCACCTATGGCGGCAAGCCGTCCGTGGTCGTCGACAACAGGCTGGACCGTCAGTTCGACGTGGAAACGCCAGACAGCGTCTGGGTAACAGACATCACCTATATCAGGACCCTTGAAGGCTTCGCCTATCTGGCCGTCGTGATAGATCTCTACTCCCGCCGCGTCGTCGGTTGGTCGATGCAGAGCCGTCAAACAACGGATCTGGTCCTGCAGGCGTTGCTGATGGCCGTGTGGCGCAGGAAGCCGAAGAACAAGGTGCTCGTCCACTCCGATCAGGGTTCCCAGTTCACCAGCAGGGACTGGGCGTCATTCCTCAAAGCACACAATCTTGAGCATTCCATGAGCCGACGCGGGAACTGTCACGACAACGCCGTGGCCGAGAGCTTCTTCAATCTGCTCAAGCGCGAACGGATACGGCGTAGAACCTACAAGACCCGGGCCGATGCAAGGCAAGATGTGTTCGATTACATTGAGATGTTCTACAATCCAAAACGAAAGCATGTGAGAAACGGGATGCTGTCGCCCGTCGAGTTCGAACGGCAGCAAAATACGATAACCGAGGGC
Protein-coding regions in this window:
- a CDS encoding amidase — protein: MASADLELCYMTATEALTRFRARTLSPVELLDALIARSEDINPRLNALTYTFYERARGEAKKAEAKYQSSDGRLRALEGIPVAIKDFHPVKGEITTFGSKIFENHRPDYTAPTVERLFKAGAIMHQRTTTPEFAYSGATHSPLWGITPNPWNQEYTSGGSSGGAGAAVAAGMTTLADGTDGGGSIRIPASACGIVGYKPPFGRNPLDRDHPLETILHYGPMTRSVADAALMQNVMSGPHPEDICSLPNRVRLPQAFDGIEGWKIAYSPNLGYVEIDPEVTRNTEAAVAQFESLGCTVEQVDLDWNWGVMDCWLTWWEGLFAAVAGDHLPRWRYEMDPYVVRLLENGLGHSAARLYNCNQFRGEMWRALQPILKHYDVLICPTLAVPAVKADHDDADPNFRINGKRVEAYVGWVLTHGFNLVSQCPVMSVPTGHAASGVPTGMQIIARPFDDQRVFQAAAAFEAAAPWHGRRPAI
- a CDS encoding IS3 family transposase (programmed frameshift) — translated: MSKSSFSDDFKRDAVVQITERGYPVAEVSKRLGVSPHSLYAWKKKFSQPVGSDDRDAEIQRLKRELSRVTEERDILKKANRVFRQGCKVRYAFVAKHLPLFPVRAMCRCLRIHPSGFYAWLRNPLSKRAREDARQTELIKKAWNESGKVYGYRKLHDDLLDQGERCCPNRVARLANLADIRAQIGYRRRPGTYGGKPSVVVDNRLDRQFDVETPDSVWVTDITYIRTLEGFAYLAVVIDLYSRRVVGWSMQSRQTTDLVLQALLMAVWRRKPKNKVLVHSDQGSQFTSRDWASFLKAHNLEHSMSRRGNCHDNAVAESFFNLLKRERIRRRTYKTRADARQDVFDYIEMFYNPKRKHVRNGMLSPVEFERQQNTITEGV